A stretch of Desulfotalea psychrophila LSv54 DNA encodes these proteins:
- a CDS encoding YheT family hydrolase, whose translation MNRPYLPPLWLRNGHIQSIYASLSRPRYRLNYQRERIDTPDNDFLDLDWSLCGENRSRDLIILSHGLEGHTRRNYITGMAGCLNKAGIDSLSWNYRGCSGEPNRQLRMYHNGVIDDLDLVVRHGIGAGYKNIFLIGFSLGGNLTLLYLGKTGKGLAKEIRGAVAFSVPCDLAGAAEEISKPKNAIYMRRFLKDLHTKVKAKQDLFPTKINDHGYGRIKNFKEFDDCYTAPIHGFKNAEDYWQKCSCLPWLDKIKLPCMMVNSLDDPFLSKSCYPVEIARQTKQLHLIRPRYGGHVGFVALNREKEYWSEAITKSFIRSTLDQHHLPDQPE comes from the coding sequence ATGAACAGGCCCTACCTGCCGCCTCTGTGGCTACGCAATGGCCACATACAATCCATCTATGCCTCGCTGAGCAGGCCTCGTTATCGCTTAAATTACCAACGAGAACGAATTGACACACCTGACAATGACTTTCTTGACCTCGACTGGTCTTTATGCGGAGAGAACAGAAGCAGAGATCTGATCATCCTCTCCCACGGCCTTGAGGGCCACACCAGACGCAACTATATAACAGGCATGGCGGGTTGCTTGAACAAGGCGGGAATAGACTCCCTCTCCTGGAACTACCGAGGCTGTAGTGGCGAGCCCAACAGACAACTGCGGATGTACCACAATGGCGTAATTGATGACCTCGACCTCGTTGTTCGTCATGGCATAGGGGCGGGATATAAAAACATCTTCCTTATTGGCTTTAGCCTCGGTGGCAATCTTACCCTCCTCTATCTGGGCAAGACGGGAAAGGGGTTAGCAAAAGAGATACGAGGGGCAGTGGCCTTCTCTGTCCCCTGCGATCTGGCCGGGGCAGCAGAAGAGATCAGTAAACCCAAAAACGCCATTTACATGAGGCGTTTCCTCAAAGACCTACACACAAAAGTTAAGGCCAAGCAAGACCTCTTCCCCACGAAGATCAACGACCACGGTTATGGCAGAATAAAAAACTTCAAAGAATTTGATGACTGCTACACGGCCCCCATTCACGGTTTTAAAAATGCAGAGGATTATTGGCAGAAATGTAGCTGCCTGCCATGGCTAGACAAGATAAAGCTCCCCTGTATGATGGTCAACAGTCTCGACGACCCCTTCCTCAGCAAGAGCTGTTACCCTGTAGAGATAGCCCGTCAGACAAAACAGCTCCACCTTATCAGGCCACGATACGGTGGCCATGTGGGTTTTGTCGCCCTGAACAGGGAAAAGGAGTACTGGTCTGAGGCAATCACCAAGAGTTTCATCCGCTCAACCCTCGATCAGCATCATCTGCCAGATCAGCCTGAATAA
- the hpt gene encoding hypoxanthine phosphoribosyltransferase — protein sequence MHQFENIEVMISQEEVAGIVSRLGKEVSEEYKGISEDLVVIGLLRGSFVFMADLVRAIETPLVADFMAVSSYGDGTVSTRDVKVVMDLNTSIEGRDVLVVEDIVDTGNTFSKVLTMLENRSPRSLKVCSFLSKPSRREIEVPVDFCGKEIPDEFVIGYGLDYAQKYRNLPYVGILKV from the coding sequence ATGCATCAATTTGAAAACATAGAAGTAATGATTAGCCAGGAAGAGGTGGCAGGAATTGTCAGCCGTCTTGGCAAAGAGGTGAGTGAGGAGTATAAGGGGATTAGCGAGGACCTTGTTGTTATTGGTTTGTTACGTGGATCTTTTGTCTTTATGGCCGATCTTGTTCGGGCTATTGAAACGCCTCTTGTGGCTGACTTTATGGCTGTTTCCAGTTACGGGGACGGCACTGTAAGTACCCGTGATGTAAAGGTTGTTATGGATCTTAATACCTCTATCGAGGGCCGTGATGTCCTGGTGGTAGAGGATATTGTCGATACCGGCAATACCTTTAGCAAGGTACTTACCATGCTTGAAAACAGATCGCCCCGCTCTCTTAAGGTCTGTTCTTTTTTGAGCAAGCCATCCCGACGGGAAATCGAGGTTCCAGTGGATTTCTGTGGGAAGGAAATTCCCGATGAGTTTGTTATTGGTTATGGCCTTGACTATGCTCAAAAGTATCGTAATTTGCCCTATGTTGGTATCTTAAAGGTATAA
- the lptB gene encoding LPS export ABC transporter ATP-binding protein, whose amino-acid sequence MSLLETRNIVKKYGDRTVVDGVNLQVQTGAVVGLLGPNGAGKTTSFYSIAGFIKPDGGEIILDGEEITKLPIHKRALRGISYLPQEPSVFKKLTVEENVRIILEPLGIAKAEIERRIDELASDLNLNYLRKNRGYSLSGGERRRVEIMRALSTKPKFILLDEPFAGIDPLAVQDLQKLIRSLKERGLGILISDHNVRETLQVCDFAYIMNSGQILTSGAASEIIESKIARKTYLGEHFSM is encoded by the coding sequence ATGTCTCTGCTTGAAACACGAAATATAGTAAAAAAATACGGTGACCGAACCGTTGTTGACGGGGTTAACCTTCAGGTTCAAACAGGGGCTGTCGTCGGCCTACTGGGACCCAACGGCGCAGGAAAGACAACATCATTTTATTCTATTGCCGGTTTTATCAAGCCCGATGGTGGAGAGATTATTCTTGATGGCGAAGAGATCACCAAACTACCCATCCACAAACGAGCCCTCAGGGGCATATCCTATCTGCCCCAAGAGCCTTCGGTATTCAAAAAACTCACCGTTGAAGAAAACGTGCGTATTATTCTGGAGCCACTGGGGATAGCAAAGGCAGAAATAGAACGTCGCATTGATGAACTCGCCTCTGACCTCAACCTCAACTATCTCCGTAAAAACAGAGGATATAGTCTTTCCGGCGGTGAACGACGCAGGGTGGAAATCATGCGTGCCCTTTCAACCAAACCTAAATTTATTCTTCTCGATGAACCCTTTGCCGGGATTGATCCCCTGGCAGTACAGGATTTGCAAAAACTCATCAGAAGCCTCAAAGAACGAGGCCTCGGCATTCTCATCTCTGACCATAATGTCCGAGAGACATTACAAGTTTGCGATTTTGCCTATATTATGAATTCAGGCCAAATACTTACCAGCGGTGCCGCCAGCGAAATTATCGAAAGCAAGATTGCCCGTAAGACCTATCTTGGTGAACATTTTAGTATGTGA
- a CDS encoding PACE efflux transporter → MRSQFDRIRHTVLFEVFGVIFSAPLAAFILTSNFKTTGIFAVSVSMLAMFWNWLYNMGFDHLLVRMGRSLTNRPPVLRALHAILFEFGLLTVTIPGIMWWFDLSLSQALMTDIGFVVFYLFYAYLYNWCYDRIFPYGDVQLAG, encoded by the coding sequence GTGAGAAGTCAGTTTGATAGAATACGTCATACGGTTCTTTTTGAAGTTTTTGGAGTGATTTTTTCGGCGCCCTTGGCGGCGTTTATTTTGACAAGCAATTTTAAAACAACGGGTATCTTTGCCGTAAGTGTAAGTATGCTCGCCATGTTTTGGAACTGGTTGTACAATATGGGATTCGACCACCTTCTGGTGCGAATGGGCAGGTCTCTGACTAATCGTCCACCGGTTTTGCGGGCCCTGCATGCCATCTTATTTGAGTTTGGCCTGTTGACGGTGACCATTCCCGGCATCATGTGGTGGTTTGACCTCTCTCTGTCCCAGGCGCTTATGACTGATATTGGTTTTGTTGTTTTCTATCTTTTCTATGCCTATCTCTATAACTGGTGTTATGATCGTATCTTTCCCTATGGGGATGTCCAGCTGGCTGGCTGA
- a CDS encoding aspartate kinase → MKPLRIEKIGGTTMSRFGEVLDNVIFYDSEDIFNRIYVVSAYSGVTNALLEHKKTHQPGIYQTFVQNEACDMAMERLKTTLCEINRGFADIGLDLEVANNFICKRIQDAVEVLHSMANVLSSGYVNRSEMLLAARELLASIGEMHSAFNSANILQNRGYKASYVDLSGWQDSRDMTIDQRILETFTKFDPSDTICIATGYAKGREGIMREFDRGYSEVTFSKIAVLLKASEAIIHKEYHLCSGDPLIIGEDKVHPICNTNYDVADQLADVGMEAIHPKASKQIEIAGISIRIKNSFDPSHSGTLFTKEYICPQSKTEVITGSDKVTCLEVHDTRMVGEVGFDMKIMEVLSAHQVSYINKATNANTIGVIVYDNDCTEELLRDLRAEFELVTDMHTAIVCAIGSNIAKPGILAKATNALATSHINILAVSQTSRQTNMQFIINREHFKEAQRVLHAALCEEGES, encoded by the coding sequence ATGAAGCCTCTTCGCATAGAAAAAATCGGTGGCACCACAATGTCACGATTTGGGGAAGTCCTCGACAACGTCATTTTTTATGATTCTGAAGATATTTTCAACAGAATCTATGTTGTCTCTGCCTATTCAGGCGTCACAAATGCCCTCCTTGAACACAAAAAAACTCACCAGCCCGGGATCTACCAGACCTTTGTCCAGAATGAAGCCTGCGACATGGCCATGGAACGCCTCAAGACAACTCTTTGCGAAATCAACAGAGGCTTTGCCGATATCGGCCTTGACCTCGAAGTTGCGAACAATTTCATCTGCAAACGTATCCAGGATGCCGTTGAAGTACTGCACAGCATGGCCAATGTCCTCTCCTCCGGCTATGTAAACCGTAGCGAGATGCTCCTGGCTGCCCGCGAACTCCTCGCCTCCATCGGCGAAATGCACAGCGCCTTCAACTCGGCGAACATACTGCAGAACCGGGGTTATAAGGCCTCATACGTTGATCTCAGCGGTTGGCAGGATAGTCGAGACATGACCATCGACCAACGGATTCTGGAAACATTTACCAAATTTGATCCCTCCGACACCATCTGTATCGCCACCGGCTACGCCAAGGGCCGTGAAGGCATTATGCGAGAATTTGACCGAGGCTATTCCGAGGTCACCTTCTCAAAAATTGCCGTCCTGCTCAAGGCATCTGAGGCAATTATCCACAAAGAGTACCATCTCTGCTCCGGAGACCCTCTGATCATCGGTGAAGACAAGGTGCACCCCATCTGCAACACCAACTATGACGTTGCCGATCAACTCGCCGATGTGGGCATGGAGGCAATTCATCCAAAGGCCTCAAAACAAATTGAAATCGCAGGCATTTCAATTAGGATCAAGAACTCCTTTGACCCAAGCCATAGCGGCACCCTGTTCACCAAAGAGTATATCTGCCCACAATCTAAGACCGAAGTTATTACCGGTTCAGACAAGGTTACCTGCCTCGAAGTCCATGACACCCGTATGGTTGGCGAGGTCGGTTTTGATATGAAAATCATGGAAGTTCTCTCCGCCCATCAGGTATCCTATATAAACAAGGCGACCAATGCCAACACCATTGGGGTCATCGTCTACGATAACGACTGCACAGAGGAGCTGTTACGGGATCTGCGGGCTGAATTTGAATTAGTCACCGACATGCACACGGCCATTGTCTGTGCCATCGGCTCTAATATTGCCAAACCCGGAATCCTGGCTAAAGCAACCAACGCCTTGGCCACCTCGCACATTAATATACTGGCCGTCTCCCAAACTTCACGCCAGACAAATATGCAGTTCATTATCAATCGTGAACACTTCAAAGAGGCCCAGCGCGTACTACATGCGGCCCTCTGCGAAGAGGGCGAATCCTAA
- the rpoN gene encoding RNA polymerase factor sigma-54 yields the protein MALELRQQLKLTQKLVMTPQLRQAIKLLQLNRLELAGALQAELRENPALEEDFSQTDQDKIAEALDSTVEPPTRTPESDVTRTLEARDSLDGINWKDYANNFDSNFSFAREIPPADAPSQFDFISEEPGLSAHLQWQLAHCELDVDEREIATYILGNLNRYGFLVADLNDIQTSCECSPDDAAYVLEVIQDLEPAGIAARNVSESLFLQLERLGKEHSLAAEIVTEHMSSLEIKDIKTIARKTGRKRPEVVKAIDFIVDNLTPYPGLPFVTEKTNYIIPDVYVRNIDGELIITLNNDDLPKLKLSQEYVAMTKGGEINKESKSYLVNKVRNAEWFIKTIHQRQRTIYRVMESILKFQGDFFVHGSTHLKPLILRDIAEDIGMHESTISRVTSNKYVHTPLGIYELKYFFSTAIPRVGGEALASESIKTLIRKIIQNEDKAKPLSDNKISEILAMDNIKLARRTVAKYREQMQIQPVKHRRKTR from the coding sequence ATGGCTTTAGAACTACGACAGCAACTCAAACTTACCCAGAAGTTAGTCATGACGCCTCAACTGCGTCAGGCCATCAAACTCCTCCAGCTCAACAGACTAGAGCTTGCCGGTGCTCTCCAGGCAGAACTGCGTGAAAACCCTGCCCTCGAAGAAGATTTTAGCCAAACAGACCAAGACAAGATTGCTGAGGCGCTGGATTCCACGGTCGAGCCACCCACCCGAACCCCGGAATCCGATGTCACCAGAACCCTTGAAGCCCGCGACAGTCTTGACGGCATCAACTGGAAGGATTACGCAAATAATTTTGACAGCAACTTCTCCTTTGCCAGAGAAATACCTCCGGCAGATGCACCATCGCAGTTTGATTTCATCTCTGAAGAGCCGGGACTCTCTGCCCATCTGCAGTGGCAACTAGCCCACTGCGAACTGGACGTTGACGAAAGAGAGATAGCCACCTACATTCTGGGAAATCTGAACAGATATGGTTTTCTTGTGGCTGACCTCAACGACATCCAAACAAGCTGTGAATGCAGCCCGGATGATGCCGCCTATGTACTCGAGGTAATACAGGATCTTGAGCCGGCAGGCATTGCCGCCAGAAATGTCAGCGAATCCCTTTTCCTGCAACTGGAAAGACTGGGCAAGGAGCATAGCCTGGCAGCAGAAATTGTCACCGAACACATGAGCTCTCTTGAAATAAAAGACATCAAAACCATCGCCCGTAAAACAGGAAGAAAACGTCCTGAAGTTGTCAAGGCCATTGATTTCATCGTCGACAATCTCACCCCCTACCCGGGACTGCCCTTTGTTACAGAAAAGACCAACTATATTATTCCCGATGTCTATGTCCGCAATATTGATGGAGAGCTGATCATCACCCTGAACAACGACGATCTGCCCAAGCTGAAACTCTCCCAGGAATATGTAGCGATGACCAAGGGAGGGGAGATCAATAAGGAATCAAAGAGCTACCTGGTTAACAAGGTGAGAAATGCAGAGTGGTTCATCAAAACCATCCACCAGAGACAGCGCACCATCTACCGGGTAATGGAAAGTATCTTGAAGTTTCAGGGAGATTTTTTCGTTCATGGCTCAACCCACCTCAAGCCACTCATCCTCCGTGATATTGCCGAGGATATCGGCATGCATGAATCCACTATCAGCCGGGTCACCTCCAACAAATACGTGCACACCCCCTTGGGTATCTATGAGCTGAAATATTTCTTCTCAACGGCAATTCCACGGGTAGGCGGAGAGGCATTGGCCTCGGAATCCATCAAAACCCTTATTCGCAAGATTATTCAAAATGAGGACAAGGCAAAGCCACTCAGTGACAATAAAATTTCGGAAATACTGGCCATGGACAATATCAAGCTCGCCCGGAGAACGGTGGCAAAATACAGAGAGCAGATGCAGATACAGCCGGTAAAGCACAGACGAAAAACCAGGTAG
- a CDS encoding DUF4136 domain-containing protein: protein MRKLTVLLAVVSLLAGCSSLWGNRDYNPRYDFSSLHSYKIRKQEVKADDGRQVDNSLIDSRIAASMNAVLSSKGFSLNGSQPDFIISYAYHKKQVVEPDSTSTGGGFSFGSYGNYGGAEADSAARVEKYDLGVLVLDVVDPVTGKLVWCGKGRKRIFLYDDQPEKLSREIRDEVEKILDNFPPR, encoded by the coding sequence ATGAGGAAATTAACCGTTTTGTTGGCCGTTGTTAGTTTGTTAGCAGGCTGTTCTTCTTTGTGGGGCAATCGTGATTATAATCCCCGGTATGATTTCTCCAGTCTTCACTCTTATAAGATTAGGAAACAAGAGGTTAAGGCTGACGATGGCAGGCAGGTGGATAACTCGTTAATAGACAGTCGTATTGCGGCTTCTATGAATGCTGTTCTTTCCTCTAAGGGCTTTTCTTTGAATGGATCTCAGCCGGATTTTATTATCTCCTATGCTTACCATAAAAAGCAGGTGGTTGAGCCGGATTCTACCAGTACTGGAGGAGGTTTTTCCTTTGGCAGTTATGGTAATTATGGTGGGGCAGAGGCCGATTCTGCTGCCCGGGTAGAGAAATATGATTTAGGTGTTTTAGTGCTTGATGTGGTAGACCCTGTTACCGGTAAGTTGGTTTGGTGTGGTAAGGGGCGTAAGAGGATTTTTCTCTATGACGATCAACCGGAGAAGTTAAGCCGTGAGATACGAGATGAGGTGGAGAAAATTTTAGATAATTTCCCGCCTAGATAG
- a CDS encoding TRAP transporter substrate-binding protein, whose product MHPKIHSHLYTALFIFALILSTTLGVSEGQARAKYSFKIGSLAPEGSIWITQFRAFAKEVTEKTDGEVGFRIYPGGIMGDDQAMYRKIRVGQLHGGGFTMSGIADIVPDFRIMAIPFLFNSYAEIDHVRKGLRPMFEERFANKGLRFLAFTEVGFVYAMSKARISTFAELKATKNWTPSGDRLSTGFLKTAGITPIQLSLPDVLSSLQTGMIDTVYNSLYGSIVLQWFTSIKYINTVPSGYAYGTILLDDKFFNKLPKNYQEIVNQTARKYFPPLIAKTRTTNAESKTVLEEKGISFLEPEAAMTEKLSSYQQEVINNSIGKLFSVEAYDKMAQLLKEHRSGAAE is encoded by the coding sequence ATGCATCCCAAGATTCACTCCCATCTCTACACGGCCCTCTTTATCTTCGCTCTCATCCTCAGCACCACCTTGGGAGTCAGTGAAGGGCAGGCACGGGCAAAATATTCATTCAAAATAGGCAGCCTCGCCCCCGAGGGTTCCATCTGGATCACCCAGTTCAGGGCCTTTGCCAAGGAAGTAACAGAAAAGACAGATGGAGAGGTAGGCTTTCGCATCTATCCCGGTGGCATCATGGGAGACGATCAGGCCATGTACCGTAAAATACGGGTGGGTCAGCTACACGGTGGTGGATTTACCATGAGCGGTATCGCCGATATTGTCCCTGATTTTCGAATCATGGCAATCCCCTTCCTCTTCAACTCATACGCCGAAATCGACCATGTACGAAAGGGCCTCCGTCCCATGTTTGAGGAACGATTTGCCAACAAGGGCTTACGCTTTTTGGCCTTCACCGAAGTCGGCTTTGTCTACGCCATGTCCAAGGCCAGAATCAGCACCTTTGCTGAGCTCAAGGCCACCAAAAACTGGACACCTTCAGGCGACCGCCTCTCCACCGGCTTCCTTAAGACAGCAGGAATCACCCCCATCCAACTCTCCCTGCCCGACGTCCTCTCCTCACTACAGACAGGAATGATTGACACCGTATATAACTCCCTCTATGGTTCCATTGTCCTCCAATGGTTTACCTCCATAAAGTATATCAATACCGTTCCATCCGGATACGCCTATGGCACGATCCTCCTTGATGACAAGTTCTTCAATAAACTGCCGAAAAACTATCAAGAGATCGTCAACCAAACTGCCAGAAAATACTTTCCACCTCTTATTGCTAAAACTCGCACGACGAATGCAGAGTCCAAAACCGTCCTTGAAGAGAAGGGCATCTCTTTTCTTGAACCGGAAGCGGCAATGACAGAAAAGTTATCAAGCTACCAACAGGAAGTGATTAACAACAGCATAGGAAAACTCTTTTCCGTCGAGGCCTATGACAAAATGGCACAACTCCTGAAAGAGCATCGTAGTGGAGCTGCTGAGTGA
- a CDS encoding TRAP transporter small permease translates to MKEADKAEMSRLGKIADRSGEIALTILLSTMLVLSCGQIFMRAATGGSMLWIDPLLRYLVLWSGLFGAVMATLRGKHIAIDMASLILPKQMQKFINLLVLIFSTLTTAALTWAAIRFLGSEIEFGGPGLMGLPSWQWSLVFPVAFALMTIIYLVQTCKTICRLWHSF, encoded by the coding sequence GTGAAAGAAGCGGATAAAGCTGAGATGAGCAGGCTGGGCAAAATCGCTGACAGATCAGGAGAGATTGCCCTGACAATCCTGCTCAGCACCATGCTAGTGCTTTCCTGCGGGCAAATATTTATGAGGGCAGCCACCGGTGGCAGCATGCTGTGGATTGACCCACTACTGCGCTATCTGGTGCTCTGGAGTGGTCTCTTCGGGGCCGTTATGGCTACCCTGCGGGGCAAGCATATCGCCATCGATATGGCAAGCCTCATCCTGCCCAAGCAGATGCAAAAATTTATCAACCTACTGGTTCTTATATTTTCAACCCTGACAACAGCGGCACTCACCTGGGCTGCTATCCGTTTTCTGGGCAGTGAAATTGAATTTGGCGGGCCCGGCCTGATGGGCTTGCCCTCCTGGCAGTGGTCCCTCGTTTTCCCCGTAGCCTTTGCCCTTATGACCATCATCTACCTGGTACAGACCTGCAAAACCATCTGCCGACTGTGGCACTCCTTCTAG
- a CDS encoding N-acyl homoserine lactonase family protein — MQYSITPLLTGVRNPDQGIMTYQQGYGTRIWLPVWSFLLQNEEHNILVDTGLDENELFVPPQFTADTGLEAHSLIDCLALEGLTAADIDTIINTHLHDDHCGNNSLFPHAQFYAHKTEIAFCHNPHPLDHRYDDYFIEDITFNEVTEDREIVPGVRVIHSPGHTLGCLSVEVDSLAGPAIITGFCCNNKNFPINGPAVCPGVHLDARAAWDSIQKIKARKTHILPMHEISLERIS; from the coding sequence ATGCAATATTCCATCACCCCGCTACTCACCGGTGTCCGTAATCCTGATCAGGGAATCATGACCTACCAACAGGGCTACGGGACACGAATCTGGCTACCGGTATGGTCTTTTCTCCTCCAGAACGAGGAGCATAATATACTGGTAGATACAGGCCTTGATGAGAATGAGCTCTTTGTACCGCCACAGTTCACCGCCGACACTGGCCTCGAAGCACACTCACTTATCGACTGTCTGGCCCTGGAAGGCCTGACAGCAGCGGACATTGATACCATTATCAATACCCACCTGCACGATGACCACTGTGGCAACAACAGCCTCTTTCCCCATGCGCAGTTCTATGCCCACAAAACGGAAATAGCCTTCTGCCACAATCCCCACCCACTTGATCACCGCTACGACGACTACTTCATCGAAGATATCACCTTTAACGAGGTTACAGAGGACAGGGAGATTGTACCCGGAGTGCGAGTAATCCACTCCCCCGGACATACCCTCGGTTGCCTCTCCGTTGAAGTGGACAGCCTGGCGGGTCCTGCCATCATCACCGGATTTTGCTGTAATAACAAAAATTTTCCGATAAATGGCCCTGCTGTCTGTCCCGGTGTCCACCTTGATGCCCGAGCGGCATGGGACTCTATTCAAAAAATAAAGGCCAGAAAGACACACATTCTGCCCATGCACGAAATCAGCCTGGAGAGAATCTCCTGA
- a CDS encoding TRAP transporter TatT component family protein, whose amino-acid sequence MSHGKIFSWTVLTLTVFLLSSCARLITHNVVEPAVANIQQQTDIELVCEGAPAYLLMVDSMLTSHPRDEGLLRMASQAYIGYVGALGQCGAPPAKIRTNTDKTKLYAGRLLEEKIHWQTRGFELDQELAECDRSDVPELFWGSFGLLTWIQQQGGSPASMADLVVVEKTMQRILELDEKYQAGAAHLFFGGYYATKPEFLGGGPKKARYHLEKALLLSQHQFLLCQVTYARTYARLTFDQELHDRLLKEVLSFPIESAPQYALSNRIAQKEAEKLLDEGYFD is encoded by the coding sequence ATGTCTCACGGAAAAATTTTTAGCTGGACAGTGCTCACCCTGACGGTCTTTCTGCTGAGCTCCTGTGCCCGGCTCATCACGCACAATGTTGTGGAACCTGCTGTGGCCAATATCCAACAACAGACCGACATCGAGCTCGTCTGTGAGGGGGCACCGGCCTACCTGCTTATGGTGGACTCCATGCTCACCTCTCATCCGCGAGACGAAGGCCTGTTGAGAATGGCCAGCCAGGCCTATATTGGTTATGTGGGCGCCCTTGGACAATGTGGCGCCCCCCCAGCCAAAATCAGGACAAATACCGACAAGACAAAACTCTATGCAGGCAGACTCCTGGAAGAAAAAATCCACTGGCAGACAAGGGGTTTTGAGCTCGACCAAGAGTTGGCAGAATGTGACAGATCCGACGTCCCCGAACTCTTTTGGGGAAGTTTTGGCCTCCTCACCTGGATCCAACAACAGGGAGGAAGCCCCGCCTCCATGGCTGATCTTGTGGTGGTTGAAAAAACCATGCAACGCATCCTTGAACTGGATGAGAAATATCAAGCCGGTGCAGCCCATCTCTTCTTTGGTGGTTACTACGCAACAAAACCTGAATTTCTTGGTGGCGGCCCGAAAAAGGCCCGCTATCATCTTGAAAAGGCTCTACTCCTCAGCCAACATCAATTTCTCCTCTGCCAGGTCACCTATGCAAGAACCTACGCAAGATTGACCTTTGATCAGGAACTCCACGACAGACTACTTAAGGAGGTTCTCTCCTTCCCCATAGAATCAGCTCCGCAATATGCCCTCAGTAACCGTATAGCTCAAAAAGAGGCAGAGAAGCTCCTCGACGAAGGCTATTTTGACTAA
- a CDS encoding TRAP transporter large permease, giving the protein MTIAKIITLGLALLGTPLFLVIAALALISFQSVGIDLSVVIIEMSRLADTPMLVSLPLFIFAGSLLSESGAPKRMLTFSRVFLGWMPGGMAVITLVVCAIFTAFTGASGVTIFALGGLLLPALLEDGYEDRFSTGLITSSGSLGLLFPPSLPLILYGVISGSRIDHLFLAGILPGLVMLLLLIAYSIAKSPKQKERVRYNGKEKLAGLKEIGWELPLPIIILGGIYGGFFVAGEAAAITACYVLVVEVFILRDISLRKLPAIMAQSMVLFGGILVILAASMASTNFLVDQEVPARLFETISNYIDSKYTFLLLLNIFLLIVGAMLDIFSALVLVVPLILPIATAYQIDPIHLGIIFLTNLQIGYCTPPVGLNLFLASYRFNKPITELYRATLPYLGLLLITLAIITYIPWLSTVLISIWG; this is encoded by the coding sequence ATGACCATTGCCAAAATAATAACTCTTGGGCTCGCACTGCTGGGCACCCCTCTCTTTCTGGTTATTGCCGCCCTTGCCCTCATCTCTTTCCAGTCGGTGGGCATTGACCTCTCGGTGGTCATCATTGAGATGTCACGCCTTGCTGACACCCCAATGCTGGTCTCCCTGCCCCTCTTTATCTTTGCCGGCAGCCTCCTCTCGGAGAGCGGAGCCCCCAAGAGAATGCTCACCTTTTCCCGGGTTTTTCTCGGCTGGATGCCGGGTGGCATGGCAGTTATCACCCTGGTGGTCTGTGCCATCTTCACCGCATTTACCGGGGCCTCAGGAGTTACCATTTTTGCCCTTGGCGGCCTGCTCTTACCGGCACTGCTAGAAGACGGCTACGAAGACCGTTTCTCCACGGGACTGATAACCTCATCGGGAAGCCTCGGCCTGCTCTTTCCACCGAGCCTGCCCCTGATCCTCTACGGCGTTATATCTGGATCCCGGATTGATCATCTCTTTCTGGCAGGGATTCTCCCAGGCCTGGTAATGCTCCTCCTCCTCATTGCTTACTCCATTGCCAAGAGCCCCAAACAGAAAGAACGCGTTCGTTATAACGGCAAGGAAAAGCTGGCTGGCTTGAAGGAAATTGGCTGGGAGTTGCCCCTACCCATCATCATTTTGGGTGGCATTTACGGCGGTTTTTTTGTGGCGGGTGAAGCGGCTGCGATTACAGCCTGCTATGTACTGGTGGTCGAGGTATTTATTCTCCGGGATATTTCTCTCAGGAAACTTCCTGCAATTATGGCCCAGTCCATGGTGCTTTTCGGGGGCATCCTCGTCATCCTGGCCGCCTCCATGGCTTCAACAAACTTTTTGGTGGATCAGGAGGTACCGGCACGGCTCTTTGAAACAATCAGCAACTATATTGATTCGAAGTACACCTTCCTTCTCCTCCTCAACATCTTCCTCCTGATCGTTGGGGCAATGCTCGATATTTTTTCTGCCCTGGTACTGGTGGTACCGCTGATCCTGCCCATTGCCACGGCATATCAGATAGACCCAATTCACTTAGGAATTATCTTTCTTACCAACCTGCAGATAGGCTATTGCACCCCACCTGTGGGTCTCAACCTCTTTCTCGCCTCATACCGTTTCAACAAACCCATTACTGAGCTTTATCGAGCCACCCTGCCCTACCTTGGACTTCTGCTCATCACCCTGGCAATCATCACCTATATACCATGGTTGAGTACGGTTTTAATATCGATCTGGGGCTAA